In the genome of Aedes aegypti strain LVP_AGWG chromosome 2, AaegL5.0 Primary Assembly, whole genome shotgun sequence, the window TATTGTTCAATCTATATTTGATATATGTGTTAAAAAGGTGTAATATACATGAATTTCTCGACTAATTTTTAAACATAactacgttttcaaaaataaaccttAAAGTTTACAAAACCCCCCCCTAGAACCAAATTCTGGTAGCGCTACTGACTAGAATGcatcatcaaaatgtaatgtcaaaattcatatttatattttcaaattgtatgtttgaacgccacaaaaatgataatatttattatAAATGGGTCCCAAGACCACATAAAATCAATAGCTTAGCAGCTTAAGGTGTGGTCCATTCAGAATTGGAACATACACaaactagaataatttggatataattcaacaaaaatgaatTCTGTTTGAACTCAAAGTTGGCACTGCTTGTAAGCTTCAAAggtaaaataagaaaaaaaaatattcatcccCTTTTACAAGAAATTGCCGGACTTTTCCCGGAATACGGCACACTATTTTCATCCATATTTTCGACAAGCTCATCCCATTTAGTTTAAGTTCGTCGATGTTTTGctcgaattctctctgctcttggaagttttctttaaaaactaTCTAAAGCAATAAAGCTGTACTTTTCAGTgttacaaaaacagtacttttcagtgctaaaataaaaatcggtacttttcagtgctactaaaacagtactttacgatccttgtttggacccatgccttcgattttttgttggacccgtcggcgaaagctagcggtgataatccttcttggacaccgttttttggaaaaaaaaaactcttaggaggtctcgttttctttcgtttattcactaaacatggttgcaactacaaacaaaaggaagggtgaatctctgaattcataacttcctttcaaaaaagtgggatttaaaactgtcactaaacgtggcaagaatggaagaaaggacgtttctccggaatgcgaacatTCTTCCAacggtgaaatgaataattgtatcggaatgagcaatcagttcgatgctctagacaaattttccgaacacaaaatcgaagcagcctctagcccaggctctttgattctagtgaggaagcaaagagtgtcgcctatcgtggtcagttgttccgaatttgggggatttaggcaggagatcttgaactccattaggggaatcaaggtttccttccaaatcgcaaagaaaggagactgtcgcgttttgccggaacctcttaaagatcgcgaacttcttcttaaacatcttgaagagaagaagcacattttttttacttatgacgacaaaactgaacgtttgttcaaagtcgccttgaaaggtctctcaagtgactataagtcacctgaagagatcaaaaatggaataaatgatttacttggattttccccattccaagtaatcattatgaaaaagagaacccaatctggcattgtacAGAAAGGGCTTTcgcaagaatattatttagttcattttaacaaaaaaaaactaaataatattaaagctttagaaaaagctaaacttatgttcgatgtccatgtgacatgggaacatttccagaaacctggaggaaattaccagaactctattcagtgccgtcggtgccaaaagtgaggTCATGGTACAACAAATTgctgcatggatgctaaatgcgtgatttgcggaggttcttctcacgctaaggatgtctgtccagtgaaggaagataccaccaagtttatatgctcgaattgcggggggtaatccaatttttgggcttgcccttctcgaaggagagtcgttgaggctcgtgccagacaGATGAAAGATTATATCCGTTaagataacggtcgtttccggaatttgcctggcagagtatcgaacaatactcatttttcagttaacgatcgcttgatcatgaatcatacccatcaggaagattataatcatactcattcacaaactaattttaatccgtcgggtagccgttcgaatcttttaatttcgaatgtatctacccaaggtaaatcctttgccgatatcgtagcaggtaatttgaactcctcccatattcgtactatgagtacccattctacttgtttcaaatcaaatggaaaaaacccatccgccacaggtaacatctactccgcctcttcgtctaccgaaaattttaCCGGAAAATCATCGAATgaacccacttcaagtgatatgtctgcctctgattttaatttttatagccACCAccatgactgaagcagtccaagtaggtgtaaaatttacaaatcaaattgttattagattacgtttttctaactgatccaaaaaataatttaaatattctaaattggaatgctcgttctctgaatggtaaagaggacgagctgtttaattttcttacagctaataacgtgcatatagcatttattactgaaacatatttaaaacctggatccaaatttaaaaaagatcctaacttttttgtttatcataatgatcgacttaatggggcatgtgggggagttgcaatcatcattcataggcgtataaaacatcaactgttttcgttatttgaaactaaagtttttgaaactttaggggTTTCTGTTTAAACACAGCTTgctaaatatactttcatagctgcttatttgcctttcaatgctctgggcagcaagttaatttgctccaaactgacttgcgaaaattgactcgcaataggTCAAAATTTTTTGCTGCCGTTGGTGacattaatgccaaacatcggtcatggaataattctcaaagtaattccaacggcagaattatattgtatatttctcaattcaataccctgatagccctacatgttttttctcttctagaaatccatctacgattaaTTTGgttttaaccgactctagtcatctttgtaaccaattagttactcatgctgattttgattctgacatgtccctgttacgtttcaaatatcccatgaagcgattctcaatcctatcagctccactttcaattattttcgagccgactggaatatatatgaaacatatattgactctaatcttgatgttaacatttctttacaaacaaaacttgatattgacgatgatcttaaactattGATCCGTCTTTAacaacgtgaggagaaggcaatttctaCGCACTCGCGATTCTGCtacgaaaattatatggcagaatttgacaaagaaatcaagaaacgttttgcaaaaattttgaaaataagatttctgaattgaaccctggctctaagcccttttggataTTAtctaaaatgttgaaaaaacctcagaagccaataccggcattgaaataggaaaacaaattattactaactaattgtgaaaaagctcaaaagctcaaaaacttgctatgcagtttgaaatgcgcacaattttaatttaggacttactagtccaattgaaaatcaagttactcaggacttcgaaaatattctcaatcaagagaacgttttcgaaaatgcctggaagactgatttgaaagaagtgagaactattattaaaaaaatcaaaaatatgaaagctcctgacgatgattgaattttctacatcctcatcaagaaacttccagaatgtagcttatcattcttagttgatatatttaataaatgttttcgataagcatatttttcagacaaatggaaaaatgttaatgttgctccaattttaaaaccagacaaaaatcctgcagaagcttatagctatcgtccaatcagtttgctttcctccatcagtaatttttttgaaaaggtcattttgaacagaatcaaggcccacatcaacgaaaattcaattttagccaataaacagttcggattccgccatggacattccgccactcatcaactcttacgtgtaacaaatttgatccgttccaacaaatctgaaggttatTCGACTGGTCTTGCTcctctagacatagaaaaagcattcgacagtgtttggcatgaaggtttgatcgtaaaattaaaaaactttaattttccaacatacattgttagaatatttttttcaaattcaaatcgtacacttcaggttaattttcagaactccagatctgaaagacttcctgtaagagctggtgttccccaaggcagtattttgggaccaatatttaacaatattttcacataaaactTAATTGAGTTACATctgggatgtcaaaaatcttcgtTTGCGCATGACGAAGCCTGCgtatcatctgtagtagattgcaaaaaagtttggatatttgttcttcatacttgcaaaaatggaagatttctcctaatgcttccaacactcaacttataatattcccacataaactaaaagctctttatttgcaacctttaagtagacatgttgtcatgatgaattaaagtatctagggctcatgctagataaaaatttaactttcaaaaatcacattgagggcatacaagctaaatgtaacaaatatgtaaaatgttgcTATCCGctatatggactagctgttgtaacaGAAGGAAAAAAGCTATGCAGAggattaaaaatgaaattttgaaaatgattctaaagCTTCCTCTCTggcataatactaatgaataacatggaatatccaatgttgtaacattggaacaaatgacaaataaaataaataataattttagacaaaaatctttgcaatcttctattaccacgattaatgcgttatacatttaggttaagttaggttaaataaattgatttttttttctctcttataagcaggtaaaataaactcacctgtaaaaattctgaactgctacggcaaatgatatCTAATGTTGTtaaccaaatgttaataaaagcttaattttgttttacgaaATTAGGATTATGGTGTTGTCTAAAACAGAGCACTTAGATATAAGCAAtggatgtaatgtttggaatgatactaataaataattaaagaaAAGGAACTTAAAACAGGGTAGACAATTCATGTATCTGGGCTTTAGACCATCTTATAATAGTAGTTGTTGCACTCAATATACACCTTTCATTATACTGTAGCTGACACATTGGATTATCAGTTACAAAAATGATTCCGTGAGgttcaatataaaaaatatactaCTTAGAACGGCTAATAATAAAACTGCAAACTGTTGAGTTTTATTATAAGAAGCCAAAATATTTGTAACATGCGACCTCATATCACAAAACAGTAGAAATGGACCCGTCCTTATCTCGCATCTTGTTTAGAATTTGTCAAAACCGTGCAATGCACAATTCAGTTGTGGAGATTGCGGTTTCCGTCCATGAAAATCTAATGGTCACATATAAAAGTGATTGATGTTCCCCATTCTAATCACAGTCCGCATCCAATCTCCAATCGATAGCTATCGTACGGAAACGCAttgttttgttgttaaaagaTGGCTGAGAGTAAATCTTTCCAAGCGCTTCTGCAACGCCCTCTGGAGCCATCGTTTATGCCAAAGGACGATGGTAAAACATCGCTCATAATTCCGGACGAGTATTTGAGTGATCGTTATCGTCCGTTAGCTGGCGATTTGCAGAGCAGGTTCACGAGTGGCGCGGAGGTCGAAATTCCGGTTCGAAATGTTGGAATCCCGGATCTTGCCTTTGCGGAGGTTATCGATCGTCGTGGAGCTTTTTCTTTGTTCGTCGAGAAACACCGGGATATTGCTGGTAAACTGATAGACGTATTCGTCAAAGTTCCGGATGCTAGCTCTTTGGTGGGAATCGCAACTTATGCTAGGGACCGGCTGAATCCGTATTTGTTCCAATACGCACTGTCGGTGGCAATCCAGCATCGGCCAGACACTAAAGATGTACCGATTCCATCTATTTTGGATCTATTTCCTGATCAGTTTGTGGATCCTTCAACGTTTCCAAAGCTGCGTGAAGAAGGAAGCATCGTCAATCAAGCTCAAAGGGTACAACAGTATATTTTATAGTTAACATTTTAtgaataaagtttttttttgcagactGCTATTGATATTAAACCAAACTTTACTGCGTCGGATCGCGAACCAGAACAGAGAATGGCATACTTCCGTGAGGACATCGGAGTCAACATGCACCATTGGCACTGGCATTTAGTGTATCCTGCTGGGGCGCCACCGGAAATTGCTAAGAAAGATCGCCGTGGTGAACTTTTCTACTATATGCACAGCCAAATCATTTCTCGTTATAATGTGGATCGATTCTGTAACCGTTTGGGACAGCTTCAACCACTGACCAATCTACAGGCACCGATTCCGGAGGCGTATTTCCCGAAAATGGTTCGTAGTCTGAACAATCGTGCCTACCCTGCTCGGCATGACAATCAGGTTATGAGGGATCTCAATCGAGTTGATAGTGACACGGTCATAACGGTAAACGAGCTGCAACGTTGGAGAGATCGCATCTATCAAGCAATCGATCAGGGATTCGTTGTTGATGTAAATACTTATTCATTTACAATGAGAGAAATTTCTAATGTTGCCTTTTTTGTAGTCATCCGGTAAAAACATTCCTTTGGATGAAGTCAAAGGAATCGACATTTTAGGTGACTTGGTTGAAGCTTCCACGCTTTCCGTCAACAGGAGGTTGTATGGGAGTTTGCATaactttggacatgattttttggCCTACATTCACGATCCTGAGTATCGGTACTTGGAAGATTTTGGAGTAATGGGTGACGTGACAACGGCAATGCGTGATCCTGTGTTCTATCGTTGGCACGGAATGATCGATGGCTTGTTCAGAAGATTCCTTGAAACGCTAAACCCATACACTTCTACTCAATTAGCATACAACGGCGTTAAAGTCAACAGCATCACTGCTCGTGTCAATAGAGCAAACGCTCCGATGAATATTTTGCTAACATATTGGCAGAGATCGCAAGTCGATTTGGCTGCCGGACTTGATTTTGGTCCTCAAGGAAACGTTTTCGCAACATTCACTCACCTTCAGAATGCACCATTCACGTATGAAATCAAAGTAACAAATTCATCAGGCTCTCTGAAGCGTGGTACAGCTCGTATCTTCCTCGCACCCAAAGTTGATGAACGTAACACTAGCTTGCAGTTCCGAGAACAAAGACGATACTTTATTGAATTGGATAAATTTGGAGtgaattgtaataattttgcatttttcgtTTAAATAATCAACTTCAATCTGGATTACTTCTTACAGTGAAACCAGGACTAAACACTCTAACCCGGCGATCGGATCAATCCAGTGTGACCATACCCTACGAAAGATCTTTCCGGCGCATTGGAACCAGTGAAACTCCAACTGATGCAAGACAACTGGCGGAGTTCCGTTTCTGTGGATGTGGCTGGCCGCAGCACATGTTGCTTCCGAAGGGAGCCCCCGAAGGCGTTCAATTCGATTTGTTCATCATGATATCAAACTTTGATGATGATTCCGTAGGACAGGAGTTTGATGAGTATGAATCTGTACAATTCTGTAAGGAAATTGTTTAATGAAGCATTCATTTTTCCAGAACGGTTGACTGTAATGATGCACATTCGTTCTGTGGAATCAGAGACAAGCTGTATCCGGACAAGCGAACCATGGGCTTCCCGTTCGATCGTCGTACTGAGGCTAATGTGGCCACTTTGACTGATTTTATGCGACCCTATTCTAATATGGCTGCCACAAATGTGCAAATTAAGTTCACCAATACGATTATAAGCCGAACTTAGTTAAGTGCACTAATGCGATTATCAGCGAAACCAGGATCGAGGGAATAAGTAGAGAAGAAAAGTatattattcattatttatgTATGCGTTCTGATAATAAACGAAAAACTTATATTCAATGATACTTTATTGTCGATCATCTTAATATTCCATGAAATTATCGAGAAATACAGACAATTTTTGCGTTTTCACTTTCTGCCATAAATGGTGAATGCGGTAAATTGAACACTTATTCGCCTTgtaacctatttttttttttgtaaagaacaAGAGACTTCAAActtataaaaacattttaattGTAGCACTCTAAGCAAAACTTGAGATCGTATTGAATTATCACATTGCAAATATTATGAATATTATGATGTAGcagataacttttttgtttcagttCTGTTCGCTTTGGAGATTTAAACATCAACCGTTAGAACAGAAAATATTAccaatatagttttttttagcagttttcgtgctattttttatttttattctagTTTCTATTTAAATTCTCTAATATGAACGAGAACAAAATATGAAACGTTAAAAAAGACGTAATCAAATTGTGATATAAACTTGATTGAGagtaaaaaaacaagttttcaattcaCTTTTCGCCAATTGTAAGATTTATGTCATCGCTATACATTGCTTTTTTAGTTTTGGTTCTATGATGCCAATAATCACTATAACAACGTCATCCAAGGTATTTCCAATGTTCAAATTAgagaagagatttttttctctTCCTATTATAGACAATGCATCGTCAGTAATTAGCTCGCATTAGAGATGTAGTTGGACAGTTGGGTACATAGTTGGAGCTTGGTTAGTCCAATACTACAGTTCCGTTTACATTTTCTTCTCATTATTGCTTTGTTCCTAAGCTATTCGgtgtaatggctcattcggggtagtggcgttcgggttaatgatCTATTTGGGATAATGtatttcggggtagtgacctcAACTTATTCGTTCGGGATAgtagcgttcggggtaatgtgaTGGAGCCTTCATTCGACaaacttatttttcaaataccCATAGAACATAGAATATGGAAATTATGTACCATTTGATTTACTTCTAAATAAGCAAcagacaattatttttttttactagtaGGCATGTTTAAAAGAATATTCGGTATCAAGGAGATCCCAAACGTTTGGATTAAATACCAAGCTAGTTTAGGGAGACAATGCCCGTTATGGACCctatgcgtattatggaccctacataaaaacaaaaaaataccaaTCAAAGCAACCTAATTCCTACGAAAATCCACCAGGGGAtcttcgattgcattgttagtcagcagtttgggaccccgggagggtccataataggcattcagacaacagttttccaaatgcatatttcgctggaaaaatcgaatgattttgtatgattGATAGgtgtactatgaagtaaaaacattgaacttgttgttagactccacaaaacgtatatgcatctgagatatcattgcggaaaagcgtcgagaatgaatttcagctactaaggggtccattactagtaTTGAAACCCTATGAATCCAATATTTTGCATTATAAATTGGATGATTGTATCAAGAGTATACAATTAAGGTTATtgctcagatagccgtaacggtaaacgcacagctattcaccaagaacaagctgagggtcgtgcgtTCGAGCCCCACCGAGATGTTtttggattggaaattttcatgTAGATAAAAATGTATTAATGTGGGTATGGGATTCTCTTGATACTATTTAAAAAATTCGTTCGATTACAttgataaaatgtttgaaaaaaggaatcattttttatttggaaatggtTTTGTAGATAACGATACTAAGCACTACCTAGATAAACAATAATACACTTTGATCATTTCTgagcttttttaacacaaatttTTTGGCTTCGTGTCCACCCAAACAACCGTCGCATAGGAGTTTGGTTAAAAGTCTTTAATTTGTGTGAATCACCCGCACAATACGGCGAATGAAATTGTTTAATATAATGAATTATAATCAgtcataaatcatgttttttacCTAGAAAGAGGTTTTATCGCtgacaaattaaaatttttgattgaaatcgCAATTTTTAGATCGGTTCAAATAGGgctccaagaaattcttcaggaatccctTCAATACAAGCTCTAgcgattctttcaagaattcgtcccgaagtaaaatgtATAGTTTTCCTGAGactctttcagagatttctctaggaattccatctagaactcctccagggattttcccagaaattcttccaagataatctctacagtAATCAATATAgcgatttctcaaaggattccactagagatttcatcagagGTTTCTGGATAGCTACCAGATTTTTTAACCAGTTCCGATAAGGCGGTTAtaccccatcaccccgaatgccttgaacccgaatgccattaccccgaaatccaaaaccccgaacgatccataaccccgaatgacattataCCGAACTCCAATATCGTTAGGAAATGTCATCATTGTCATCATGTCaacataattgtaaattcggggagaTGGCATTCGGactaatggggtagaatcgataAGGCATACCTTCAGCAATGCTTGCAGGAGTTGTgcaagaatttcctccagggatacctCGAGGATTATTCTAGGGCTTCTCTACATATTTCGCAGAAGTTCATGCAAAAATGACTCCAGTGTTTCAATGATTCCCCCAACCATTTCTCCAACGATTTCTCTAGGgacttttccaagatttttttcaaaattttctccaggaaatcccgCAGAGATTCTTCGCGCTATTTCTCCTTATATTGCTATAAAGATCTCTCTAGAAttgttccagagattcctccacacg includes:
- the LOC5575366 gene encoding phenoloxidase 2, which translates into the protein MAESKSFQALLQRPLEPSFMPKDDGKTSLIIPDEYLSDRYRPLAGDLQSRFTSGAEVEIPVRNVGIPDLAFAEVIDRRGAFSLFVEKHRDIAGKLIDVFVKVPDASSLVGIATYARDRLNPYLFQYALSVAIQHRPDTKDVPIPSILDLFPDQFVDPSTFPKLREEGSIVNQAQRTAIDIKPNFTASDREPEQRMAYFREDIGVNMHHWHWHLVYPAGAPPEIAKKDRRGELFYYMHSQIISRYNVDRFCNRLGQLQPLTNLQAPIPEAYFPKMVRSLNNRAYPARHDNQVMRDLNRVDSDTVITVNELQRWRDRIYQAIDQGFVVDSSGKNIPLDEVKGIDILGDLVEASTLSVNRRLYGSLHNFGHDFLAYIHDPEYRYLEDFGVMGDVTTAMRDPVFYRWHGMIDGLFRRFLETLNPYTSTQLAYNGVKVNSITARVNRANAPMNILLTYWQRSQVDLAAGLDFGPQGNVFATFTHLQNAPFTYEIKVTNSSGSLKRGTARIFLAPKVDERNTSLQFREQRRYFIELDKFGVNLKPGLNTLTRRSDQSSVTIPYERSFRRIGTSETPTDARQLAEFRFCGCGWPQHMLLPKGAPEGVQFDLFIMISNFDDDSVGQEFDETVDCNDAHSFCGIRDKLYPDKRTMGFPFDRRTEANVATLTDFMRPYSNMAATNVQIKFTNTIISRT